The Sphingopyxis sp. YR583 DNA segment CATTCCCGTCGCCCACCCCGGCCTGACGCGGCTGTTCGGCAAAAGCTATGGCGTCGAGGCCGAGGACAATGTCGACCGGATGTGGGGCGATTTGATCGACCGGCCCTCGGTCAACTGGTCCGAACGCATGTATCAGCGGCTGCTGCCGCTGGTGCCGCATCTTCCGCAAGCGAACCAGCGCCATTGGCTCTATTTCAAGCTGTGGCCGAACGTCGCCTTCGATATCTATCCCGATCAGGTCGATTTCATGCAGTGGCTGCCCACCGGGCCGACGACGTGCCTGATCCGCGAAATATCCTATGTGCTTCCCGATGAGCGCCGCGAAATGAAGGCCGCGCGTTACCTGAACTGGCGCATCAACCGTCAGGTCAATGCCGAGGACACCGAACTGATCACGCGCGTCCAGATGGGGATGCAGTCGAAAAGCTTTTCGATGGGCCCGCTCAGCGACAAGGAAGTGTGCCTCAAGCATTTCTGTTCGCGGATGCGCGACCTGATCCCCGAGGCGCGACTGGAGCGGGCGCCGAAGGCGGGATGGAGCCGCGCTTGAACGACAGCGCGCCCGTGGTGGTCGTCGGCGGCGGCCCCGCCGGCATGGTCGCGGGCCTGCTCTTTGCGCGCGCCGGCGTGCGCGTCACCATCCTTGAAAAGCATGCCGACTTCCTCCGCGATTTTCGCGGCGACACGGTGCATCCCTCGACGCTCGAATTGTTCAACGAGATCGGGCTGCTCGAAGAATTGCTCAAGGAACCGCACGCCGCGATCGACACGATGACGCTCAATCTGCTCGGCGGGCGATATACGATCGCGACGATGAAGCATCTGCCCGTCGCGGCGCGTTTCGTCGCGATGATGCCGCAATGGGATTTGCTCGATTTCATCGCCGGGCAGGGCCGGAAATATCCGACCTTCGACCTCCGCATGTCGACCGAGGCGACCGGGCTGACCTATGACGACGCGGGCCGCGTCAGCGGCGTGACGCTGACGAGCGGGGAGATTTTGCCCGCACGGCTCGTCATCGCCGCCGACGGGCGCCGCTCGGTACTGCGCGATGCCGCCGAATTACCGCTCGAAGATCTCGGTGCGCCGATGGATGTGCTGTGGTTCCGTATCCCGGTTCCGGCGGGTATGGATATGTCCGAAGTCGCGCTCGGCACGATCGACAAGGGCGGCATGGTCGTCGCGATCCCCCGCGGCGATTATTGGCAATGCGCGCAGATCATCGAAAAAGGCGGCTTTGCGCCGATCGAGGCGCGCGGGATCGCTGCCTTCCGCGACAAGGTCGTCGAGATCGCACCCGGACTCTCAGCGGGGATCGACGCGATCCACAGCTTCGACGACGTCAAACTGCTCTCGGTCGCGCTCGACCGGCTGACGCGCTGGTCGCGCCCCGGGCTGCTCGCGATCGGCGACGCCGCGCACGCGATGTCGCCGGTCGGCGGCGTCGGGATCAATCTCGCGGTGCAGGACGCCGTCGCGACCGCGAACATCCTCGCTGCGCCGCTCGCCGCGGGCGCCGATCCCGACCCGTTGCTCGCCAGGGTGCAGGAGCGCCGCTGGACGCCGACGACGCAGATGCAGGCGATCCAGCGCTTCGCCCACCAGCGCGTCATCGAACCGATGCTGCGCGGCGAAATCACGCGCGTGCCCTTCGCCGTCCGCCTGCTCGACGCCGTCCCGCTGCTGCGCCGCATCCCCGGTCGCATTCTCGGCCTCGGCTTCGGCCGCCAACATGTCCAATCCCCGCTTGCGAAAGACTTTTCATGACCAAAGCCTATGACGCCCTGATTATCGGCGCCGGCCACAACGGCCTCGTCTGCGCCTTCTATCTCGCCAAGGCGGGGCTGAAGGTCCGCATCGTCGAGGCGCGCGACGTCGTCGGCGGCGCTGCGGTGACCGAGGAATTCGCGCCGGGCTTCCGCAATTCGGTCGCGAGCTACACCGTCAGCCTGCTTCAGCCCAAGGTCATCGCCGACATGAAGCTCGCCGATCACGGCTATCGCGTGATCGAACGGCCGATCAGCAATTTCCTGCCGCAGGAGGATGGCGGCTATCTGAAGCTCGGCGGCGGGCTCGAACGCACGCAGGCCGAGTTCCGCAAATTCTCGAACCGCGACGCCGAAGTGCTGCCGCAATATTATGATGCGCTCGAAAATGTCGCCGAGCTGCTTCGCGACCTCGCGCTGCGCGTCCCGCCCAATGTCGGCGAAGGGCTCCGCACTTTGCTCGACGGGGCACGGCAGGGACGGCGCTTTGCTGGGCTCAGTCTCGACCAGCAGCGCGATGTGCTCGACCTCTTCACCAAATCGGCGCGCACGATGCTCGATAGCTGGTTCGAGAGCGAGGCGGTCAAGGCGGCCTTCGGCTTCGACGCGGTCGTCGGCAACTATGCCAGCCCCGACACCCCGGGCAGCGCTTATGTCCTCCTCCACCACGTCTTCGGCGAAGTGAACGGCAAAAAGGGCGCGTGGGGCCACAGCGTCGGCGGCATGGGCAAGATCACCGAGATCATGGCGAAGGTCTGCCGCGACATGGGTGTTGAGATCAGCCTCGAAAGCCCGGTCGCGAAGGTGCTCGTCGACGGCGGCAAGGCGGTCGGGGTCAAGCTGGTCGGCGGCGAGGAAATCGCGGCGGCGCGTGTTGTCGCCAATGTCGGGCCGAAGCTGCTTTACGAACGGATGATGGACGCGGGCGACCTGCCCGCAGGCTACGAACGCCGGATCAAGGGGTTCAAGGCAGGCAGCGGCACCTTCCGCATGAATGTCGCGCTCAGTGAATTGCCGAAGTTCACCTGTCTTCCCGAACCCGGCGAGCATCACCAGTCGGGGATCATCCTGGCGCCGACGCTCGACTATATGGACCGCGCCTTCCTCGACGCGAAGCAGCATGGCTGGTCGAAAGCGCCGATCGTCGAGATGCTGATCCCCTCGACCGTCGACGACAGCCTCGCCCCTCCGGGCCAGCATGTGGCGAGCCTCTTCTGCCAGCAGTTCGCGCCCGAACTGCCGGACGGTCGCGACTGGGACGATGAGGAAGAAGCGGCAGCCGATGCGATTATCGACACGGTCGAAAAACATGCACCCGGTTTCCGCGCGAGCATCATCGCTCAGACGCGCCTCTCGCCCAAGGGGCTCGAACGCAAATTCGGGCTTGTCGGGGGCGACATCATGCACGGCAATATGAGCCTCGACCAGCTATGGTCGGCGCGTCCGGTGCTCGGCAACGGCGGTTATCGCGGGCCGGTGAAGGGTCTATATATGTGCGGCGCGGGAACGCATCCCGGCGGCGGCGTCACCGGCGCGCCGGGGCATAATGCCGCCGAGGTCATTCTACGCGATCGGGGCTTCTTTGCTCCCCGCTGGCGTTAAGGCTGGCGCCGATCGCCGCATGGCGAGGTAGATCGGCAGGCCCGCCGCCGTCATCGCGAGGCTCCACAGGCTTGCTTCCAGCCCGGCGCCGTAAAAGGCCCAGGCGCTGTATAGAAAGCCGATGACGGTCGCGGCGGCGAAGCCCGCCGAAACCTTGATCGCGCCGCGCCGCTCGAGCAGCAGCGCGGCGGCGGCGCCGACGATGTAGAGGATGATCGCGGTCGAGGTCGTCACCTTGACCATGAAGGCGAAGAGGTCGGCGAGCCCGCGCGAATAATTGGCGTAGACGATCACGCTGGCAAGCGCGCTCGACACGATCTGGGTGATCCATGGCGACGCGAATTTATTATCGCGCGCGAAGGCGGCGGGGAGCAGGCACCGGTGCGCGAGGTCGCGCGGGATATCGCCTTGCAGCAGCACGAAGCCGTTGAGCGCACCAAGCGCGGCAATCGCGGCGAACAGCGCAACGACCTGTCCTGCGCCCGGGCTCACCAGCCGCGAGAAGAAGGTCGCATAAGCGGCGTTCGAATCATGCAGCGCATCGACCGGTACCAGCAGCGTGACCGTCGTGCATGACAACAGATAGAGCAGGCCGACGGCCGCGGCGGCGATGACCGTCGCGCGCGGAACGGTGCGCTCGGGATCCTTGACCCGGTCGCTGACGACGCACGCGCTTTCGAAGCCGAGCAGCGCGAACAGGGTCAGTGTCGCGGCCGAACTGACGCCCGACAGGCTGATCGGCTCGGTGCCCGCCATCGTCGGCGGCGGCGCCGCGCCCGTGCCGAGCGCCCAGACGCCGACGAACACCGCGCCGATCACGGGGATCAGCTTGAGCCCGAGCGTCAGCAGTTGCGCGCCGCCCGCGCGGCGGACACCGAACAGGTTGACCAGCGTGAAGAACCAGATGCAGGCGATGGCGATCAGCGCCGGCGCCGCGCCTTTTTCGCCGAGCCAGGGCATCAGAATCGACATGTTGCTGATCGCTGCGACCGCCAGTGTCGCCACCACCGTCCAGCAGCTGATCCAGTAACTCCACGCGACGATAAAGCCGGTTCCGGGACCGAAAGCCGAAGCGGCATAAGTAAAGGCGGCGCAGCCTTCGGGCAGCCTTCGCGCGAGCCGCGCGAAGACGACCGCGAGGCATAAAGTGCCCGCGATCGATACCCCCCAGCCGACGACGGCATTCCAGCCCAATGGGGCGAGATCGCGGGGGAGCAGGAATACGCCCGACCCGATCATATTGCCCATGCCGAGCGCGACGCACATCAAAAGGCCGAGCTTTTGGCCCGGCCTTTCGTTGTTGGTTGCGGTGTCGGTCACCCGGTCAGAAATCCTTGCTGACCTTGATCCCGATCAGGCGCGGGCGGATGACATTGTCATAGAAGACCCCGCCATTGACGGTGTCGCCTTCGGCATCGCCGCAGATCGTTTCTCCGCACTGAACCGCGCTGTTGATGACCCCGCGGCTGTTGAACAAATTGGTCGCGAACAGTTCGGCAGTCCAGCTCTCGCCCTTGACGCCAAAGCTGACGTCGGCGGTGGTATAGGCCTTGAAGTTGCCGACGATGTCGTTTTCGATGGTGCGCAAGTCCGACCGGCGCTTGCCGATATGGTTCAACGCAAACTGGAAATGGCCATCGGTTCCCATCAGCGGGAATTCGTAGCGTGCAACGGCATTGCCCTTGAACTTCGCAGTGACCGGCAGACGCGAGCCCGACGGCGCGAGTTCGTCATTGCCGAGCGTCGTGCAGTCGAAATCGGCGTTGGCGATCGCGCAGAAGGGACGGCGGATCGTCGCGTCGTTGTAGCTACCACCAAAGCTCAAAGTCAGGCCGCCGGCGCGATAGTTGAGATCGGCCTCGATCCCGCGGATGCGCGCGATGCCCGCGTTGCGGACTTCGCTCAGCCCGTTCGCACCCAGGAAGGACAGCTGGATATTGTTCCAGTCCTCCTGATAGACCGCACCGTTGAAGCGGACATCGCCGAAGCTGGTTTTCCACCCCGCCTCATAATTGTCGAGCGTGTCGGATCCATAGGGCGGCAATGAACCGCGCCGGTTGATCCCGCCGGGGCGGAAACCACGCGACCAGGTCGCATAGACCATCACATCGTCGGTCAGCTTATAGGTCAGGTTCAGCTTGTGGATGAAGTCGGTTTTCTTCGTCCGTTTGTCGAGGTTGGTGCATGGCGATCCCGCGACCACCGCCGGCCCCTGACAGGCATAGACCGGATTGGTGCTGTAGCCGGGGTTGCTGTAGCCGAAAAAGCCGACGAGGCTGTTGTCGAACTTGTAGAGGCGGCCGCCGCCGGTCAGCGTCAACTTGTCGGTGATGTCGAAGCTGAGTTCGCCAAAGGCGGCATAATCGCGGTCGACGCGAAGCTGCTTGGTCAGCCAGATATTATCGACGGTGCCCTGAACCTGCAGATCGTCGGCGAGGTCGTCGATGATATAATGCTGTTCGATATTGTGCGACTGGCGCTGCCAGAACAGGCCGCCGATGAAGCGGACGCGCGCATCGACGGGCGATGCGACGCGAATTTCGCCAAAGCTGCGCTTATAACGGTCGATGCCCTGAATATATTGGTTCGGGCTGATCAGGTCGCCGTCATTGTCCTCGAAATAGGCGCCCGATCCGTTGATCGCGTCGTAGAAATAGGCGTAGTCCGAATAATCGCTGTCGGTCAGCGTCTTGCGGCGAAGGTGGCCGCCGGTTGCGGTCAGATCCCAGTTGCCGATCTTGCCCTCGATCGTCAGCGCGGCCTGAATCCACTTATCGTCGCTGCGTTCGGGATTATATTGCACCGTTTGCAGGCTGCGCGTCACTGCGGCCGAGCGTTCCTGCGCAAAGCTGCCATTGGCTTTCTGGATCTGGCCCATCAGATTCGGGCGGATCGTCCAGTCGTCGTCGAGTTCGATGCCGAGCGCGACGCGCGCGCCATAGGTGTCGACGTCGTTATAATCCTTTTCGACGAAAGGCGCATTATTCTGGGTGATGCCGCTGGTAGGATAGGTGCGGCTGCCGGCGATATTGTCGATATAGCCCGCATCATGCCGATACCAGGCGACAAGGCGCAACGCCGCGCGCTCGCTGAGCGCCGCGTTGAGGAAACCCTCCGCGACGCCGCCGATGCCGCCGCGCGAAACGGTGTTGAGCTCCAGCCCCGCCGAACCGTATGTCCCGCTGGTATCGGGCTGGTTTGTCACGAGCTTGATCGTCCCTGCCATCGAACTGGCGCCGTAGAGTGTGCCCTGCGGACCCGCGAGCGCCTCGACACGCGCGAGGTCATAGGCATGGATGTCGAGCGCGCCCTGGATGGTCGTGATCGGCATTTCGTCGAGATAGGTGCCGACGGTCGGCAGCGAGGTCGAGTGGTTGGCATTTTCGCCCGAGGCGACGCCGCGGAAATAGACCTGGCTGAAACCCGGCGCGAGCGTCTGGATGGTCACCGACGGCAGGAATTTGACGACGTCCTGGAATTCTTTGACCTGCAATTCGTCGAGCCGCTCAGTCCCGATCGCAGTGATCGCCAGCGGCACATCCTGCAGATTTTGTTCGCGTTTCGACGCGGTGACGACAATGTCGCGATCGTCGTCGGTATTGCTCTGCTGCGCGAGCGCCGCGCCCGACGTGCACAACATCGTGCTGCCCAACAGAAATGCACCGCCCTTGGTCAATACTGCCGATAGTTTCCGCATGGAATCCCCCCTTGATGACAGCTGTATGACGCGAACATGACGCGCCGTAGCGCAAGCGCAAGCATTGTTGTGCAGTGCGGCAGTCGTTGGTTGAAAATGTCGTGCGCTGTTGCCGAAAGGCAACGTTTTGTCGCGGGGGCGTTACCGGAAAGCGGCGGGAGTCGCCGGATAGGCGTCGAGAACCGGTCCGAGCGCGCGTTTCAGGGGATCGAGCCATTCTTCATAGGGCCGCCACTGGTCCACGCCGTCGCGATTGATCGGTTTGCGCACCTGCTCGCTCGACGCCGTCCGCACCGCGCGCGCATTGGTGTGGAACGCCATGCACGCGTCTTCGAAGGGCTGGCCCAGAAAGGCGAGCATCGACCGCACTTCGCTTTCGGGATCGTCGAGCAAAGCCTCGTGAATGACGCGGTGGATGCGGCCGGGCTGGACCGCGTCGATGTGCGCCATCAGGCGGACATAGTCTCGATAATATCCGCCGATATCGGAAAGGCCGTAACTGAACGACTGACCCTTCGCGAAATGCTGGCGGAAGTTGGAAAAACAGCAGTCGAGCGGATGCCGCCGCGCGTCGATGATTTTCGCATTGGGCAGGACGACGCGGATGAAGGCGGTGTAGAGCCAGTTGTTCGGCAGCTTGTCGATATAGAAGGGCTTGCCGGTCTTGCGCTGGACCGCGGTGCGCTGAAGGAAGGCCGCGCCCAATTCGGCCAGCCGTTCGGGCGGTGTTTCGGCCAGTGCATCGATCCAGCGGCGCCCGTCGTCATATTTTTCGCGGCCGAGCCCAAGCGCAAGCGCGGGAATGTCCGGAAGCTCCATCGTCCCTTCGATTGCCGAATGACAGCTAAGGATCTGTTCGATCAGCGTCGACCCCGCGCGCGGCATGCCGAGGATGAAGACGGGATCGGAGGCCGGGTCGCCCGCGTCGGCGCGCGCCGCGAAAAATTCGGGGGTGCAGGCGGCGATGATCGCATCGACCGCCGCCGTCGTTTCGGTTGCGCGATAGCCGAGTTGCGTCGAGCGGATCGCGTTGCCCGCGGCATAATGGCGGAACGCCGGTTCATGCTCGCCGGCATCGTCATACGCCTTGCCGAGCGCGAAATGGAGGTGCAGCCGGTCGTCGGCGCGCGCGTCGCTATCTGTACCGGTGCCGATATCGTCGAGGGCGGTTTCCATCGCGGTCCGGTCATCGCCATCGAAGCGGATCGTCTTGAGGTTGGCGAGGCTCCACCAGATTTCGCCGAGTCCCGGTTCGGCCGCGAGTCCATGGCGATAGGCCGCGATGCTGTCGTCCTGTCGCCCGACGGTCTTGAGCATGTGGCCATAGCTCATCCACAATTTCGCATGGCCGGGAAAGCGGCGGGTCAGTTCCTCATAGAGCGCAAGCGCCTCGTCATAACCGCCGATGCGGCCGAGCGCGGCGGCGCGCAAATTGGCGTGCGCCGGATTGTCGGGATCGTCGCCGAGCACCGCATCGAGCATGTCGGAGGCCTCGGCAAAGCGGTTCTGCTTGTAATAGACCGTCGCGAGATTGGCGCGCGCGGCACCGAAACCGGGCGCGAGTTGCAACGCGCGCGTCAGCAATTTTTCGGCGTCCTCATACCGCCCGATCCGTCCCGCGACTTCGGCCAGCATGCGGATCGCGGCGACGTCGGTCGCATCTTCGCGGAGGCGCTGGCGGAGCGCGCTTTCGGCATCGGGTAGCCGGTTCTCGGCGAGGGCAAGGGCGGCATCCACCATCGCCTCGTCATGGATCGTCGCGCCGACGGCATCGAGCGACGCGGCCTGTGCCTCGGTCTCGCGGCCCAGCGCGCGCAGCGCATGCGCGGCAAGGCGATGCGCCGCCGCCGATGTCGGGACCGCGTCGATGATCGCCCGCGCCTGCGCAAGTGCGGCGGCGGGCTCGCCGGTCAGAAGCTGGCGGGCGTTGGCGAGCGCCTGATCGATCGTGACGGTCGCCAAGCTCGCTGTCTCAGCTTTTCGCCGCGCGGGCCTTCGCGACCGCCTGCTTCAACGCGTCATATCCGATCTGGCCCTGGAACAGCTGGTTGCCGACGATCCAGGTCGGGGTGGCGTTGAGCTGGAGCTGGGTCGCGATCGCGAGATTGCTGTCGAGCTCGCGCTGGAACAGCGCCTCGTTCGCGGTCGCGTCGGCGGTGCCGTCGGTAACGACCCCGACCTTTTCGGCCGCCGCTGCAATCGCCGACTTGTCAAGCGAACCCGCCGCGAACATCGCATGGTGGAAGGCATCATATTTGCCCTGCCGGGCTGCGGCGAGTGCCATGATCGCGGCATCGCGGCTCTGCGGCGCGATGATCGGCAGTTCGCGGAACACGACTTTCAGTCGCTTGTCCTCGCGGATCAGCCGGTCGACGTCGGGTACGCTCGCGCGGCAGAAGCCGCAGGCATAATCGGTGAATACGACCAATGTGACGTCGCCGTCGGCATTGCCCGCCCACGCGCCCGCATAGGGCTTTTCAAGCGCCGGGCGGATCGCGTCGATGGCCTTGGCGATTTCGCCATTGCGTTGCGCTTCGAGCGCTTCGGGAATGATCTGCGGGTTCGCCTTGATATAATCGGCGACTACGCCCTCGACCTCACTCTTGCTCATCCCGCCGCCGAAGCGCCCGCCGAGCCAGAAAACGGCGGCGAGCAGGAGTATCCCGCCCGCAGCCATGGCCCATGGGCGCGTTGAAACGCCTTCCATCCCCATCCCCTTTATTTGCGGCAAGCTCTGCGCTGACATCGCCTTGGTCGTTGCGGCCTTTTTCTCCGCCGGCGCGATCGGCGAACGATCGTCACCCTCCATCGTGTGGATACTGTCTGCCGGCGCGGGTTTCGCCAGGGCCGGAATTGCGGCTTCGCCCGCAAAGAGCGGCAGGTCCGGCGCGGCAGGCGCGTTCGCCTGTGCGGCGGCGGCTTCCTCGCGCGCGAGCAATTGTTCGAGACCGGAGGGCGGCGGCGCCAATTCCTCGCGCGGCGCAGGGCGCAGCTTGCTCGCCGCATCGCCGATCCCGTCGCGCAGGCTCTCGCCACTCGCCTTGGCGATATCGACGACGCCGGCCTTTGTCTTGCCGGCGACTTCGCCGAGACCGCGCCCGGCCTCGCTCGACAATTTGCGCGCCTTGTCGCCAAGCGCCATCTTCTCCCACGCCTCGCCGCTCGCCTTTGCTGCGGCGCGGCCGGCTTGTGCCGATCCGCGTCCGGCGGCGCGCGCGGCGCGCGCGGTGAGGACGCCGGTCTTCGAGGCGAATTCGCGTGAACGGCGCGGGATTTCCATCGCTTCGACGCGCGCGGGAATATCGGCGCGGTCGCCGACACGGATCGTCCAGTCAGCGAAGGCTTCGGCGCCGTCACGGATGCGATCCCACAGATTCGCGGCGCCCGCCTTGATCGCTTCGGGCTTCACCAGCGGATCGCGCGGCTTTTCGGTCTTGCTATAGCGCGTGAGGTCGATGCCGACCGGGGGCTCCTCTTTCGGTTTGGCCAGTCCCTCGTCATGCGCAGGCGCGCCGCCTGTCGGCGTCGACGCGGGGTCGCGCAGCCATGGCTGGTAATAATCGTCTTTTCTGTCAGTCACTTGTTGCCCTTGCGCATCATCATTGGCGATGCGGTCCCCGCTTTTTCCGGTTGAATCTAACGCCGTTTGCGCTCGCGTTCCACCTCGGCGCGAGCGACCAGTGAAATATCCTGTGCACGGATCCAGTCGGGCGAGCCCTGGGGCAAGCCCTGCATCGCCAGTTCGGCATTACGCAGTGCGAGCCCCGACTGTCCACCCTGAAGACTGTAACGTTCGGCCGAGGCGAGCGCGGCGCGCGCCTGATCGCCCTTGTTCGCATAGACGATGCCAAGCTGATACCAGGCGAAGGGATTCTGGTTGTCGAGCGCGACCGCGGTTTTCAGCACCTCTTCGGCTTCGGCATAATTGGCCGGATCCTCGGTCGCGATCAGCGCATGGCCCAGCGTGGCGCTGATCAACGGTTGCGATCGCGACAGGCTGACCGCCCTGCGCAGCGCCGGGATCGCTTCCTTCGGCCGTCCCGATTCGAGCAGCACCTGACCTTCGAGTTCGAGGAAATAGGGATCGTTCGGGCTCGTCGCGAGCAGGCCTTCGACCTCGGTCAAAGCCTTTTGCGGATAGGCGCTCTTGTGCCAGGCATAGGCACGCGCATATCGCGCCGGGATGGTCGTATTGCTCTCGGGGAATTTGCGCAGCGTCCGTTCGGGCTCGGCCATATAGCCCGACAGCTTGGCCTTGATCCGCTGGAAGCGCGCCTCGATCTTCGGGTCGGCGGGCTTTTCCCATGCGGGATCGATAACATAGACCTCGCGCAGCGCCTGAATGCGGTCGCCCGACATCGGATGGGTGCGGCCATAGGCCTGATCGTCGTCCTGCTTGACCCCGTACCGAAATTCGAGATTTTGCAGCTTCTTGAAAAAGGCAAGGCTGCCGCGACCGCTGATCCCGGCCTTTGACAGATATTGTGCACCGGCGGCGTCGGCAGTCGATTCCTGCACCCGGCTGAACGCGAGGAATTTGCCGAGCGCGGCCTGTTGTCCCGCCATCATGATCCCCATGCCGGCTTCGCCGCCCCCCGCCGCGATCGCCGCGGCCCCGAGCAGCAGGCTGAGCAGGGAGATGTTCGTCGCCGCCTTGGCGCCGTCGTTCACGCGGATCGCGTGGCCACCCATGACATGGCCCAGTTCGTGGGCGAGCACGCCTTGTACCTCTTCGGCGCTGTCGGCGGCTTCGATCAACCCGCTGAAGACATAGATGTCCTGGCTTCCGGCGACAAAGGCGTTGATGCTGCGGTCGCCGAGCAGATGGACGCGCACCTGCCCGGGCTTGAGCCCCGCGGCGACGAGCAGCGGGTCCATCATGTCCTGGAACAAGGCCTCTGTTTCGGCGTCGCGCAGGATCGACTGTGCCGCCGCCGGACGCATCGCGATGGCGAACATCGCAAGCAATGTCAGCGCGATACGAAAAATGGCGCGCAGCCTGTGCGCACCGCACGCGGGCGGCGGGAAGGGGGCAGTCATCCCCGCCTCTCTTGCGCCGCGCGCCTGAACCCCGAGTGAAGCCATAAGGGCTTATTGGGGGGCAGGTCGCGCGGACGCAAGGTGCAGATCATGCTTATGCGATCAATCGGCCCCGATCAGTCACAGCACGATCGGTTTGCCCGATCAATTGCCGCCCGATCGGTTCGGCCGATCAATTGCCGAAGGTGCGTTGCCACCAGCCGCGGCGGGGTTCGCCGTCGGGGCCTGCGCCCTCGCTGTCGGCATCCGCGGCAACCGGTTCGGCTTCACCCGCGGTTGCGGGTTCGGCTGCCGCTTCGGCCGCAACCGCCTTTTTCG contains these protein-coding regions:
- a CDS encoding M48 family metalloprotease, encoding MTAPFPPPACGAHRLRAIFRIALTLLAMFAIAMRPAAAQSILRDAETEALFQDMMDPLLVAAGLKPGQVRVHLLGDRSINAFVAGSQDIYVFSGLIEAADSAEEVQGVLAHELGHVMGGHAIRVNDGAKAATNISLLSLLLGAAAIAAGGGEAGMGIMMAGQQAALGKFLAFSRVQESTADAAGAQYLSKAGISGRGSLAFFKKLQNLEFRYGVKQDDDQAYGRTHPMSGDRIQALREVYVIDPAWEKPADPKIEARFQRIKAKLSGYMAEPERTLRKFPESNTTIPARYARAYAWHKSAYPQKALTEVEGLLATSPNDPYFLELEGQVLLESGRPKEAIPALRRAVSLSRSQPLISATLGHALIATEDPANYAEAEEVLKTAVALDNQNPFAWYQLGIVYANKGDQARAALASAERYSLQGGQSGLALRNAELAMQGLPQGSPDWIRAQDISLVARAEVERERKRR